From the genome of Nicotiana sylvestris chromosome 2, ASM39365v2, whole genome shotgun sequence, one region includes:
- the LOC104222864 gene encoding agamous-like MADS-box protein AGL29 — MKYVESKEARYVTFSKRKAGLFRKAEEFSTVTGADVGVLFFSPSGKPCSYTSTSVEKIIGKFREWKQQNTDEGKSSVFEAFDDLCKYKQDENEKGKSRELRYKVMYPGVEIPPDKERLEKLVEMKLRLDKINEAAKNHIQAERLKFDLNIVPEYEVGESSGTHH; from the coding sequence ATGAAGTATGTCGAGTCAAAAGAAGCACGCTATGTTACCTTCTCAAAAAGGAAAGCGGGCTTGTTCAGGAAAGCGGAGGAGTTTTCCACTGTGACGGGAGCAGATGTTGGTGTTCTGTTCTTTTCACCAAGTGGAAAACCATGTTCCTATACCTCCACTAGTGTTGAAAAAATaataggaaaatttcgtgaatggAAACAACAGAATACTGATGAAGGAAAATCAAGTGTCTTTGAGGCATTTGATGATCTCTGCAAATATAAACAAGATGAGAACGAGAAGGGAAAAAGTCGGGAATTAAGGTATAAGGTAATGTACCCTGGCGTTGAAATACCGCCCGATAAAGAGAGGTTGGAGAAGCTGGTGGAAATGAAGCTACGGTTGGACAAAATTAATGAAGCAGCAAAAAATCACATTCAAGCCGAGCGACTCAAGTTTGATTTAAATATTGTCCCTGAATATGAAGTGGGGGAGAGTTCGGGAACTCATCATTAA